GATAGTGCAGCCTGTCTGAGTTGCCATACCGAAATCCAGGGCCCGTTCGTCTACGAGCACGTCGGCATGGAAGAGGGCTGTTCGAACTGCCACGAGCCCCACGGCTCGGTGAACAACAAACTGCTCACCAGCAACGACAACAGCTTGTGCTTGCAATGTCACTATCAGGAACCGGCCGCCATTTTTGGCAAGCAGGTCCACGAGGGTTTCCTCCTCGGTGGCGCTCTCTGTTACGACTGCCACAGCCAGATTCACGGGTCGCATACTGACCGCAACTTCAACCCGAGGCGCTTCTGATGAAAAATCGAGTTTGCGAGCGGCGGGGAGCGAGTGGGTGGATGGTGACGATCGCAGTGCTCGCGATGATGTTGTTGTTCGGAGGTGGCTTTGCAATCGCGGCGGACGGCGACTCCGCTACATGGGAGATCGAAGGCGATCTCGGCGGCCAGTTTGTGGAAGTTTCGAAAAGCCAGAGTTCTTTTCGACAGGATCACAAGCTGCGGACTGGAGGCGAAGTCAGCCTGAACGGCGTGCTCGAATGGAAAAACCACCGAACCCTCGAAATTCGCGGGTTCGGAGAATCGGGCAACCAGCAGGGCTATTTCGTTTCGGACTACCGCAAGCTCGGTCACTACGGTTTGGTCGTAGATTTTTCTTCCTGGAAGGAATCCTACAACGCGCGCAGCGGACGACTTGACCAAACCAGCGACGGCAGGTCGCTCGCTGGCAATACCTTTCCGGGTACGAATGACGGCCGCTTTTTCTTCAGCGGCGGGAGTCCCTCGACAGATTGGATGAACGGTGGCCTGGTGTTCGACTACCAGCCGGACGGATTCTTCTCCGATCTATACGTGGACCTGCATGTGCGCAGAGTCGACGGCGATCAGACCCTCGCGAAGACGGGGGCCATCTATTCTGGTTTTGTCAGCGGATCCTTTGACCTGTCGGGACTGATCGATTTCGGCTTCCCGTCCCAGAAAGACGTCGACTACCTTTCGTATCTGGCGAGCGTGGGCACCGAAACTGCCGCCGGGAACGCCAACTGGCAGTTCGCGTTCAGCTACGCGAATCACAAGCTCGAATCTGAGACGACCGAAGTGAACTACTTCGCAAACCCAGACGGGACCATTTCGACAGATTTCTCGATCGACACCACGACCTACGAGGCCGAGATCTACAAGGAAGATACCCAGCTTCATATCGGCAAGATCGATATGGCCGTCGCTCGACACATCAGCCCCAATCTGTACGTCTACGGTTCTGGGTCTTTCATGTACGAGCGAAGTAGCCCCGAGCCCGAACAAGCCGTCGCCCGCCCGAACCAAGCGACTCGCACTACGCGCACGACGGATGGGGGGGAGGTGACCCGTTTGTCACCCGTGGTGAGCATGGGTTCGGTGTTTCAGCCGAACTCCGCCACTGTGGTTCGACTAGACTCGAGCTTTCGATACAGCATGCAAGAAGGTCGAATCAACGAGGATCGAGACGAATCGACGGTGCAGCCCGGGGACGTCGGAGTAGGCACGCGCAATCGGGTCGATCGCGACGGTTACGTGGGGCGCATCAACCTTTCGATCGACAATAAACTGGCTCCGCGGACACGTCTGACTTTCGACGCGCGCTACCGATACCGAAGCGAGATTGTGGACTCGCGCCGCACCGTGAACTTCATCGGACGCCCCGACGAGCGGGAGCAGTTCGCGAGCAAACGTCAACGCATCGAACTTGGTCCTACCCTCAAGCACCGCTTGCGCAGGGGCCGCAGCTTCGAGGTTGGCTACCGATACCTTTACGAGGTGTTCAGCGTCGATATCAACGAGTTTGATACCAACGAGTTGGAGTTTCAGTTCGTCTTGAACAACTTCAACGTGAATCGCCACAAGGCCTTCGCCAAGCTACGAGGGCGAATTGCCAAAAACCTGCGAGGAGAAATGCGAGTTGAGTACGTAAATGAGCTGCGCGATATGGAAAGCCCGCTGATCGAGCCCGCTGCGACCTCTGCAGGTGGGAAATTCGAGCGCGAGGACATCTCGTTCTACTCCTCTGTCTACTACCAGTTGCGCAAGGACTGGAACTTGAATGCATCTCTTTCGGTTCGTCAGCTCAAGATGGAGCTTGTCGACGAAGGACCGCAACCAGGTGGACTTGGATTGGTCGACTTCGAATACAACACCGTCACCGAGACCCTGACCGCAGGCGCCACCTACCGCCCCTCCGACAAGTGGTCGGGTTCGTTCTCGTACAGCCTCTTCAACAGCAATAAATCGGTGGACAACATGGGCCACACGGTTCGACTGTCCGGCGACTACCGGCTGGACGATACCTGGCGCTTCTATGGCAACTATGGCTTCTACCTGTACCGCCGAGACGGGACGGCGATCGATGACTACGATGCCCACGTCGTCTCGCTCGGTGTAAACGCCCGGTTTTAGCGCGCAGGTTGGCGGCAATTTTATTGCTGCTGGTGCGCATGATGCACTTCAGTTGCCTTGACTCTCGCAGTCGAGGCGTAGTTCTTCACATCATTGAAGTTCGGCCTGTGAGTGCTCCTGTAGAGAGCGTCAGCGGGCGGAGATCTCGCGAGGTCTTGGTGTTGCCCGAGAAACGCACGCAGAGGGCTTCTGTAGCACTCCAGGGCGCGTGCACGGATCACGCTAGCAACGGTCGCTTTCCGAAGACGGCACCCATGCGCGCCCGTATTGCGCGTTGCTCCTGCCGCCGAATTGCGGTTCATCCGCACAGTGGTTGCCTAAGTCTGGACTGTATGCATTTATTTTGCCTGGTGGGGAATTTTCACTGCATGTATCTCGTGGTTTTCCGATGAGAGATAGAAGAGAGCGAACGCACCCGTTGGAGTCCCGTTGTGATTGCCGTGAGAATTCTGGTCATTGTGCTGACCACTGCCTGCTGGTTGGTTGCCATCGAAAGCGCGATGGCAGTCGGCTTCGATGTTGCCTCCCCATTCTCTCCAGACGCAGGTCCGCAGGTGATGATTTCCCAGCCGTTGATCGATGCAGGCTTCAACGGATCGGCGACCGCGCAAGGCTCGATCAGCGACAATAATCTCACCAATTTTCTTCCCGAAGACGGATCGCTCTCAGCGCTCAACAGCTTGGGGGTGCCTCTTGACTGGGACCTGGTCTCCGCATTTTCGAGCGATGGAAGCGATCTGATAGATTCACGATTTTACGGAGCCTACGCCCCTGAACCCGGCAGTGCCGTGCTTCTGGGCCTTGGCCTGTGCGGCCTGACGATCCTTTCGGGTCGCAAGCACGAAGTGACCGGGCGAGATTTGCGATCAGCGGCCCGAGAGCGACGGGATCTTCTGAAAAATGGCTTCGGGCAGGACGCGCACAACAGCCATGATGATCGCCCAGTGGCCAGGGATATAGGCGCAGTCCTTGCCTCGGTCGATGGCGCGCACAATGCCCCGGGCGACTACTTCCGGCGAGCTAAACGTCACATCCTTGACGTGGTCCACAGTCATGGGCGTATCGACCGGGCCGAGCTTCAAGGTGTGCACACGCGCCCCACTTTTCCGTAGACGTGAGCGCAAGCCCTGCAGATACGTATTGATCCCCGCCTTGGCGGAGGCGTAGGTGTAGTTGCGGGGCCTGCCGCGCTCGGCGGCGACCGACGACAGCACTGCAATGCTTCCCGAACCTTGCCGCTCGAATTGATTGGCCAATGGAATCAGGAAAGACACGGTAGACAAGAGATTGTTGTCGAACTGTGAGTAGGCTTCGCCGTAATCCGATTCGCTTCGGGGTTGATCTCCCAGGTCTCCGTGGGCGATCAAGGCGAGGTCGATTCCGCCGAGTGCTTCGATTGCCCGTTCGATACGGCCGGGATTTGCCTCGGTCTCCGTGAAGTTACCGGTGTCCGCGCCCACGACCGCTGGAGCGAGGGATGCCCGGACCCGGGTGAGCTTTTCTCGGCTGCGCGCCAACAGGTAGAGCTGGTCGCCCCGGGCCGCATAGATTGCGGCGGTGGCAGCGGCAATCGCAGAAGTCGCGCCGATGATCAGAATGCGAGCCACTGCACCTCCAGACGAATGCAAGGGGAACAAGACCGCAATTCGTAGCTGTGGCCCCGCGCGGTGTTACTCGAGCAGGTTTTTCACGGAGTCGGGCATGTCTGCGGCGACTCGGATGATCGGGATCCCGGTCATCTTGTTTTCGTGCATCTCCGACATGGCGCGCGGGAGATCTTCGAAGTTGTAGATCTCGTGGTGCACGGTGGGCTTGAAGACGCTGCCGTAGAGTGCGGTGGCTTCTACGCAGCCTTCGATCGTCTCGTAGTGGGTGTGATCGAGGGTGACCTGTTTGGTCGAACAGCCAGCCGAGTTGTAGTTGATGGCCATTGAGAGCTGCCAGCCCGCACTGACGTTCACGCCCTGCCGCGCGGCGACCGCGAGCCCCGCTGCGAAGACCGGGCCTCGCAGCATG
This genomic interval from Myxococcales bacterium contains the following:
- a CDS encoding SDR family NAD(P)-dependent oxidoreductase, with product MARILIIGATSAIAAATAAIYAARGDQLYLLARSREKLTRVRASLAPAVVGADTGNFTETEANPGRIERAIEALGGIDLALIAHGDLGDQPRSESDYGEAYSQFDNNLLSTVSFLIPLANQFERQGSGSIAVLSSVAAERGRPRNYTYASAKAGINTYLQGLRSRLRKSGARVHTLKLGPVDTPMTVDHVKDVTFSSPEVVARGIVRAIDRGKDCAYIPGHWAIIMAVVRVLPEAIFQKIPSLSGR